ATcgcgattgtataaaatactaatggAATTTTCCGTTCTGTTACGAAAACaccatacgttttcgtaactcagagaaagatttttataatttttaaatttatacagaatGGAAACTTCATCTATCCACCAgatctttaaaaaaagaaaagtcgACATCAAAATAAACATCGACCGTTTTGTAAAGCCACAAGGGAGTTTTTGCGCGCTTCGTTGTCAAGATATTAATGCAGGATTGTATTCATTTGATTAGTTTGTAGGATTTATCTCTCGATTTTTAAAGTAATTGGCACTCAATCATACACCTTTTGTTATGTGTTTTGGCAAACAAAGCGAGCAATAGTCATAATCATAAGagatatttattgttaaattcgTTGCTAATCTAAACTTGTAGCGCTATGCCGTAGTCTCtagaatagttttttttgtaatgacaATGTGCAACTATACAATGCTGAATGGGTTCACaagctacgagcgtagcgctacgtaCGTCGTAGCCCGTAGCCTGTTAGCGAGTGGTAAGCGTCCAGCGGAGCGGgcagcgtgcagcgtggcgaCAAACGGCAAAGTGCCTTGTGCAGCGTGTACTGAGGACACCGGCATATTTGTTGTAAATTTACGCTTGCATTTGTTTTACGTGAAACTCGTAAGACCCGCTCTATCCAATCAAGAAGTCTTACATGCTACGGGCTACAGCTGCTACTGTTTGCCAAACACATATCAAACTCACAAAGGTATTATAAAAATGGTTTTGGCACGTAGGTTTGACAAAGGTAGGTTCCCCTACTTAAGTGCTAGACGGCCTATTGGTTATATTATGGTCATTATGTACTAGTAACATTCAATATATTACGTATGTGTTATTCGTAGGGGTTTGGCAACAATCTTGCAGACAAAGCAACATTTGATATTGTTGAGATTTTTAAACCATTACCACGTCAAGTGTTATTACTTTaggtgtgctatcaaaataatctttgttttttactaagtacaaattataacatataaaactttcgcgttttgaacacatattaaatcacatttacaatcgggtctatcgcgaattaattatattattttgttatttacaaataaaataaaggtaacaaaataaaatcgcgatagacccgattgtaaatgtgagtAAAAATTTTATTTGCTTGCTATGATGTTGGTGTATGATGTTTATAATGCCAAATACTTAAAAGCTTTTAAAGAATAGTTAATATTCTTTAAGGATTTTGCATTGTAAACATGACACACCAACATCATTGCaagcaaatataatttttactcagatttacaatcgggtctatcgcgaatttattttgttacctttattttatttgtaagaacttTATGTATGATCAACAATTAAATGTTACTTTGTCTACAACCGAACAGAATTCTTTACCATatcctaggaggatataaccaaacggagtagccattaacaggcgttccccactgtcaaaaatagtcggccaatggtcatacgcaatgtatggactgacgtttatctgtaatggctattttgacgttacgtatacatttgacgttcccctcccccgcaaaaattggcaaacTTTTTTGTGctgcaaattacagacgtggcgtttccgttggttatatcctcctagaccaTATCCGATCCGCCTAATACGATGTAAAAACAGAAAGTCTCTTACGAAATGTATTACATTAGCTATTACTTCTTaactttatgtttattaataacgtGTTACTTATGACTGCGTTATGTTACGGCTCCCGATTTACAAGGTTTTGCCGGAGGGCAGTGCTATTGCTATGTATACTTATATGAGCTGAGGGCAACAAAAACACTCCGAGTAAATTAGCTTGACGCTTACACTGTACGCCATACATCTAAAATAAATGTACGACGATTGAAGCTATTAGCGTGTGAGCGTCGGCTGCAGCATAACTTTGTAACCTCTACAATGAAAGTCTTACATTTGTTTTTTACGCTTGACGCTAACACTTGTACTCGAAGCTTTTGCCTTTCCTTTGGGTAACGGTATACATATCGCGCAAGGCCCCAAACAACAACCGAGTAATTAAAGAAAACCACCAGACTTCCTAGCACGATCGCATTTATGTCCAACTTAAAGTTTTCGTCCCTTACTAGCATTGTTAATACGAGAGGGACAAACGCTCAGACTTTAACATGATCGCACTATTAGTGCAGGCGCATTGCAATCTCACGGACAAAAGTTCAATAAACATACTCCGCAATCAAAACTAACGAATGTCATCTATAACTTCTATAAGTAATCTCACAATTAATGATAATCAATTAACCACATGCCATTTAATTTCTCAGTCGCTCTCGCTGTAAATGAGAAACGCGAGAGTCAAACCATTTACAATTCATTATTATTACTCCTatacacataaaaatatttataatataacgaAATGTTTAAGAGCCCAACAACGTGCTCAATAGCACCACTGGtaaataatgagggctaacgcgtatgaattcgccgctaggggcgctagtgtagatggtggtcttttccatagttcgaaatgtcaaatgtcacttgtcacttcaatgactgacagctgttctttagtcttttggaccaccatcaacagaggcgccaccgaacattctcctcacgtgtgaaagtcaaaaaccgacattggcaaattcaccccgtgcaaaattgcggggagtaaaagccagataggataaaaaaaaaaactgatgcgccaactggtgagcaaaaaaacgatagccctcattgtgattatttaaaatgaacgatagatattaaaaaaagagggccgctatgtactgtattttgtatttaagtaccttttgaatacatcaaactagtatttatgttgctggattcggccgttttaactttggacgcatagattgacgaatccagcaacgtaaaactATTATAacgtattcaaaaggtacctaaatacaaaatacagtacgtagcggccccctgttttgaatatctatcgttcaatttaaataatcacaattatttaccagtggcgctagtgagcacgtcgaTGGGCTGTTAACTAGATTAAAAATGTGCGTAACGGACCATAACACCATAGACTCATTAGCTatacaaactaattacataATGGGCTCTATAGACGTATCGATTTAACCATCAACTTGTCGTTTCAACTTGTGAACTGACAAATGCGTCTGTAGGTGAGGTTGTTAGTAAACCCCCTTCTACAGAACAAAATATTAAGGCCAGCCTTAGACGCGATGGAATTTCGGGTGGAAATTTGTCAGCTCTATCTCACACTGTTTTTTTCTACGTTATATCTGACAGATGTGCATCACCATAGACATTTCGTCCGGAATTACGTCGCATCTGTGGTAAGCTTGAATGACATACGTCTAGAACCTCATAAAGTCATAAACATTCAAATCGAAAGAGGAATAACGCATGATGGTAAACTTCACCGCACCTACTCTAACGGTGGCCGAGGCGCATCTCGCTCCCGACTTAGTTACGATGCGAGTAACTCGCAAACAAGTTACTTACCTCACAGTCACAAGCGAGAAACGCCGTTTGAGAGCGTCAGAAGTTAAAACTGTCATTTGCTTACTACAGATGGCGCTAAGGCGAAAACGTTTTTTTGACAGGTTAGTCCAGTGGTCTCCAAGAAACACACCATTGGGTTAGTCTGTGGTACATCATTTCGCATTACCAAAATGGGGCACTCTTAAAATGCAAAACATTTGCCTTTACGCGCGATAGTTATTACCATCTGATCATTCAATAAAACATTTCGCCAGGGGCGTCATCTGTGTTAAGTCCTTACTTTATAGTTCTTAACTTCGTTGAAAAGCGACTCCGGCGCACGCTTACATTATACTGAGCATTCATGCCACGATAATAAAAGCTATCGAAAGGAAGGAGGTGAGAGGTAGAGCAGTAAGTAAGCAGCAAACGTTTCTGCATGGAATGTATActctaaatataaatacaaaataaatttatctggCTTCTGAAAATAGTAATGACCGTGTCCCAGCAGGGAGGTTACATTATGTACCATCGTCGCATTAAGTGACTAATTGTGAACCTTATTCCAAAGACTTAAAGTCCAACGATGGACAGTTAGTGTCTCCCAGTACCAACGTACTAACTGGGCTTTAACATGGGGCAAGAAAAGACTCTGGCTGcagatataatatatgtttatgCCATTTAAATGCTTCCCAACAACCTAATTTTATTAGTTTGAGcaaaataatgacgtcattagcCGTTGGCATTTTATTTGACTGCAATACGACTGGGAGCAGTAGGTATCTGGgagaaaatataatttatattcttCCTTTTCTATCTTACTTCCGAAAGAGTAATACTTAAGTAGTTTGAAATAATTTAAGACAATCACAATAtcaaaccttaaaataaaactcaagTTTCTATAAAATCCAtccaaaaaattaacaaatgaaataaccGCGTACTACTCTACAAAAATCTAACACGTTAGACATAGGTAATGTTAACTGATGTTCCAACCAAACATTAGCAAGTTAGCGAGAATTTCAGATCAAATTATTGTTCCACAGAatttagataataaaataataaatataaaacaatgcaCAATCACTCAATTGCGGGCGGATGGCGCGAGTAGCGATTCCTATCCtaagaaaattagtaaaattacGCTCAACGCTTATGCGTGCAGCGTCAAATGCTatagatacatttatttttttacttatggcGCTCGACGCTGCACGGATCGCTAGGAGAGTTTTTTTCGTAGCACTTATATTATTCGCATAATGAATGCATACGTACGCATTTTTACAATACAATGGTTTACGATTACGGTATATTTAATCATATTTAAGGTTCCATGAAAAACTTGTACTGAGAATTCGTTATTAAGCTCATGTAAACTCGGCATTAAGTCCAGACTAAGAACTCAGAAGGTATTTATTGAATATACATAGGATAGTCTATTCACCACTCGCATTGTTCTCCACCCGGCCCCCACACTCCTCACGCCGCAAACGTACCcgataatcataataatttaataataataataattgttaacaTTACATCTTAAATAGCTATACAGTTTAAGTTACACCGCGGTGGGTACTCATTGAACCACATTATATAATGTACATTAGTGAATTCTTCACGTCGGCtctatacaaaaattaaaaacattatacAATAATATACTACTGTACGGCTAATAAATACAAGAATCAACTTACGACTACCAATACCTCTTTGGCACGATGTATTTGCACGACGGTATATTCGTATCGTTTAGTACAACCTTTAAACGtcgtttattaattataattttatatatctATTGTAGTTATAGTGTTAAATGTGCTTTCTTTATTTAATTCTCTCTGAAACATAGCCCTGGCTTGTGACTCACTCCTAAAGCGTCGACTTCTAAATACCAGTCACTTTTCTAATCTTTCCCTCACCTATAGTAACAACAGATTGCTTTCAAACAGTTTCACATAAACTTGAATTTACAAACATTCGTTCGTATCTGACCCTCTTGTTAAATGTTAATCGATCGACTTGTAAGTGCACCGCATtcatacataagtatataattcACACAGATGCGTATACATCCTAATAAACAGGATGCTCTTGATATAACGTATACGCAACGCTCACTTTAGGCCTTGCTCGTGAACACGGCGCGGGCGACAAACGGAACCCTCGCTAACacgtgtataatttgttatttacctAAGAATATAACTACTGACACTCGGGTAACCAATATTTTGTGCGCGCGCGGTGCGACCGCTACACTTAAGTAATCAGTAATCACCTTAGAAATCGATAGGAAGtcagttttacttacaatatgtAATTTCAGCTATTATTAGTAAAGTACTCGCCGCTCGGTGCGGGCGGCAAATTTCATAATAAGTCTCTAAATATTCACAGCGCGACGGGCGCTTCGTTCTGAGCTCCTGACCGTTTCTATGCGTCCGGAGCCCTACGCAAGGCGTCCGGGCAGCTCTGTCTCTACAgggccggggggggggggggcgaggcggggcgggggcggggggggCGGCCCGCTCGGGGTGGGGTCGGCGTGCGGCGGCGCGGTGCGCGGTGCGCGGTCAGCGCGCGGCGATGCGGCAGACGAgccgcacggcggcggcggcggcggcggcgggcacggCGGCGCCGCACAGGCCCGATCAGAGCcgatcctcctcctcctcctcctccgccTCGTCTCCCGCCTCCTCGTTCTCTTCCCGGTAGCCCGGGTGCTCACTGATCGCGTAGTAGTTCCCGTTGTAGATGACCCCGAGCTCGCGCAGCGCGTCGCCGCGTATCGTCGCCTTGATCGTCCAGTTGTAGCAGTCGTCGGACTCCGACTCGCGGTCGAGCCGCTCCACGTCGAGGATCTTCGAGCTGAGCCGCTCTAGGATGATACCTATGTCTTTGATGGTGAGATGGCGTTTTTGGTCGACGCTGAGCTGGTCTATGAGGAGTAGGAACTTCTCGGAGGTGACGGCCTCGTCCTCGACTAGAGTATTCTCGGTTTCGCTTTCACTGGAGTCGCGCTCGCCGCGGCGGGCGGACTCCGCGTCGAGAAATCGCACGTGACCTTTAGGGCGGCCCTGGGGGGAGGCTCGGGGTTGGGCGTCCTGGATGGGGGAGGTGGCTACGCTCTTGTGCACGGCTATACGGCGGCCCTCTTCATGAAGAGCGCAGCAGTGGAAGTCACACTCGTCGGGCGGCGGGCGAGGGGAGTGCGGGCCGTGCGCGTGATGTGGCGGGGGTCCAGGTGCGGAGCACTCGGAGGTGTGCACGTGCACGGCGCCGGGCGGGGCGTGCTCGAGGGAGCCGGCGGAGCGGGCGAGGCGTGCGCGCGCCGGGCCGGGCTCGTCGTGGTTGACGACGGTGatgtgcggcggcggcggctgcgcgCGCTCGACCGAGGTCTGGATGACGAGCGAGGGCCGGCGGTCGGGCTTGACCTGGCGCGAGGGCGAGCGCGCGGCCGGCGAGGCCTGAGGCCGCTGGTCCCAGTGCAGCACCACCGTGACGCGCCCCTTGTTGTCCATGATCTTCCATGAGGGCGTCTCATCGTGTAGCTCGAGGGCGTGGATCGTCTCGCATACTATCTTTGGGATCGCCGATATCGCTGAAAATGGTTAAAATTAGTTAGtaaatagataggtatattaacAACTACTTTacccaataaatattttaagtagaaatgtGAGAAAACCGACTAAATTAAAGGAAACCTGAACCACTGGGTCATAACCAACCGTAAGCGTAAGGTAAGTATAAGTATTTGCACTATTTTGGAGAAGAAGTAtcgtacctactcgtacctatGACGTTTACGCTGGTAGGGTACCACATCTCGCCCAGCCTGAGTAGACGTAAGACGGTGTTGGGAGGTAGTGTCATGTACTCACCAGCCTTGATGACGTTGACGCCGGTGGGGTACCACCTCTCGCCCGGCCTGAGTAGAAGTAAGACGGTGTTGGGAGGTAGTGTCCTGTACTCACCAGCCTTGATGACGTCGACGCCGGTGGGGTACCACCTCTCGCCCGGCCTGAGTAGAAGTAAGACGGTGTTGGGAGGTAGTGTCCTGTACTCACCAGCCTTGATGACGTCGACGCCGGTGGGGTACCACCTCTCGCCCGGCCTGAGTAGAAGTAAGACGGTGTTGGGAGGTAGTGTCCTGTACTCACCAGCCTTAATGACGTCGACGCCGGTGGGGTACCACCTCTCGCCCGGCCTGAGTTGAAGTAAGACGGTGTTGGGAGGTAGTGTCCTGTACTCACCAGCCTTGATGACGTCGACGCCGGTGGGGTACCACCTCTCGCCCGGCCTGAGTAGAAGTAAGACGGTGTTGGGAGGGAGTGTACGCCAGTAGTCCCCGTCTTCTACTTGCGTGCCGTCGCTCTCGAGGACCAGCCGCACCGGCTCTGACGCTGATACGGAGAGCTTCTCTTTTCCTAGGGAAGAGAGAGGTGAAGGCTTTAGAGAACTGTCTTAAACGTGAAGTTTTAAAAAATCCATTATGCAGTGATAAAGTATTAGTTGTATTATAAAGTGATtacttctactactactactatacctatatgtaaatacctataaatgtttttaatgaTTTCACAGTCTTGTTAAAGTGAAACGTTATTGAGATTAGGATATTTTTAGGAGGATTGACCCGACTGCATGTAACGGACCTGATTTCCTCGATTATTGTCGGgagaaaatataatttgcacatCATCAACAAGCTTGacgaaaaaagaaatataaatgttaaagtgTAGCGGAGCAATTCTGACTGCGGGAAATTGCAACAATTCGAAATATCTTCCAtgatttacattattaactgaTGTGTTGTAATTGTCCCTTGACggaattaatatatataaaaaaactcattttaaaatatacagACTCAATACTTTTGGCTGTGAGTCTGAAAAATAAAACCTAGATAACCGGGACTAAACGCTCTTGATCTAACGGAGAACCATAACGTACCAGGAGTAGTAGAAATTTCTCAATCACTTCACTCTTGTTTTACACCGTGGGGTAACACTCAGACATACATCAAAAACTGGATGACATTTAAACGGCAAATTTCAAAACTTTACGAAGTAGAGACTCAATAGATTAGACGCCACTATTTTTTCTGAaatatatcaattataaatatttttttaggtataCACTTTTAGCAGACACTGCCGGCGTGGCTAATTTCAATACTTTACGAAGTAGAGACTCAAAAGATTAGACgccactattttttttaattatatcaattataaaacattttttaggtATACACTTTTAGCAGACACGGCGTGGCAAATTTCAATACTTTACGAAGTCGGGACTCAATAGATTAGACGTCACTATTTTTTCTGAATTATATcagttataaatattttttttaggtatacaCTTTTAGCAGACACGGCGTGGCAAATTTCAATACTTTACGAAGTAGAGACTCAATAAATTAAACGCCACTATTTTTTCTGaattatatcaattataaaGCACTGGGTGCAGCTACATGCCCCATTATATGAaattctcttcttcttcctcgcattatcccggcatttttgccacggctcctgggagcctggggtccgcttgacaactaatcctaagaatcgacgtaggcactagtttttacgaaagcgactgccatctgacctttcaacccagagggggaactaggggggaattatatgaaattctattttaatattatgtttgtactaaccctagatttaagtattagtatgtatgttactaacacattatggacttatttgttcgaaataaattattattgattgattgattgattgataaatcATTTTTTAGGTATACACTTTTAGCAGACACGGCGTGGCAAATTTCAATACTTTACGAAGTAGAGACTCAATAAATTAGACGCCACTATTTTTTctgaattatataaattataaatcattttttagGTATACACTTTTAGCAGACACGGCGTGgcaaatttcaataatttacGAAGTAGAGACTCAAAAGATTAGACGCCACTATTTTTTCTGaattatatcaattataaatcattttttagGTATACACTTTTAGCAGACACTGCCGGCGTGGCAAATTTCAATACTTTAAGAAGTAGAGACTCAATAGATTAGACGCCACTATTTTTTCTGAATTATATCAATTAGAAATCattttttaggtacttataaactTTTAGCAGACACGGCGCGGCAAATTTCAATACTTTACGAAGTAGAGACTAAAAAGATTAGACGCCACTATTTTTTCTGaattatatcaaatataaatcattttttagGTATACACTTTTAGCAGACACGGCGTGCGTGTCGTCAAAAGAGCTCAAAGCAGACTGGACTAAAGCAGGTCAGCGCATTAACCCGACAAATCTGACCTGGCTCCGGACAGCCTGTACTAACCTAACCATTGATATATCTTATGTCCTTGCAATAGAGTTTAAGTATCGTCGATTCACGATGTAGTCTATGGTAAAGCAACATTGACTAACCATAGATCGACTTTATTACGTTGAAATAAGGCTTACTTACGGGTACTAAAACTGTATGTCGGACACAGACTTTTTAGACGGAGGGGCCTTACGGgtaattagttatttgtgcatgCCGCATGCGTGATTCGTGTATGCGTGATTGAGCTTGAgagtatgtttatttaattagttgTCTCTTTCGCACATTACCCTTTGTCCCATAGGTACCCAGCGACCGGCGGTAACGGGATTTTGATATGAGTGTTTATTGCTATCAAGTTCAACAGCCAATGCAAgattttccaaaaaaatcttattaaatCCAATGACTACAATGACTACAATATTATAACTACAGAAtagatgattttatttattttatttattttatttattttatttattttatttattttatttattttatttattttatttattttatttattttatttattttatttattttatttattttatttattttatttattttatttattttatttattttatttattttatttattttatttattttatttattttatttattttatttatgttatttattttatttattctatttattttatttattggagaaACTACAGAAGTATGCGACAGGATAATAGGTTACATTtgatgagaccaatttttctcatcacCCGTAGAAAGGAATACTACTTACTAGACTACCTAAGCAGTGTGGTggaagttataccgtaaaaacatggaggtgatatattattggccggtactgtatattgaccgggaaatggacctggctcaggaaagaaaggattggcaattactccaccaacaacagcaaagctcttaagttatgatgaagATGATGGACCTGGATTACATGTATTGTCAAGGTAATCatggtccatatcccggtcaatataagtctagtgaacatTGGTATCTTATATAATTGAATTACCTTTTGAACTGGTGTACATACCATTGCAGTTTTGGAGTACAGTTGGAAGTTATTACCCCTATAGTTTTAtggagcctagccaagatgacattcTAAACATagtaataacgggtcactcacgtaatttaaGGCGAAAAACgccaacgcaagctcctgatgatgctcctcagtacggagtgaaacatgtcgagcgtttttctacttaaaatacgtgagtgacccgttattaatatgtctgtgtctcacggaagttttgttattaagatgACATTCGTTGAGAGAAAACGCCTATCGACACTTAAATAAGTAATGCACTCACAGAAATAGTCACATGACTTTTTGTAGCATCTGACATCTGTCATTCCGATATATCTTTTCTTTTCATTTAGCGTGTGTCGATGTACGACTGtcgtcttaaggggcccactgtctatcagtccgccggacgatatcggcctgtcagttgttcggaactgtcaaatttttgttctaactgacaggccgacatcGTCCAGCGGACGCCCCTCAGTCAGTCAGggagtcagtgggcccctttgaTAGGACTTCAGTAGTGAATAAATAAGTACCTCTGTGTATAAGCTCCTCGAAACTAGTGACCACCAGTCCCTTCCTCACGCTGCGAGAGCTGTCCCATATCTTGAAAGGCCGCTTTCCTCTAACTTCCtgcacagacacacacacacagttaatacacacacac
This genomic stretch from Cydia strobilella chromosome 6, ilCydStro3.1, whole genome shotgun sequence harbors:
- the LOC134742260 gene encoding uncharacterized protein LOC134742260 isoform X1, translating into MAMAVCKEVRGKRPFKIWDSSRSVRKGLVVTSFEELIHRGKEKLSVSASEPVRLVLESDGTQVEDGDYWRTLPPNTVLLLLRPGERWYPTGVDVIKAAISAIPKIVCETIHALELHDETPSWKIMDNKGRVTVVLHWDQRPQASPAARSPSRQVKPDRRPSLVIQTSVERAQPPPPHITVVNHDEPGPARARLARSAGSLEHAPPGAVHVHTSECSAPGPPPHHAHGPHSPRPPPDECDFHCCALHEEGRRIAVHKSVATSPIQDAQPRASPQGRPKGHVRFLDAESARRGERDSSESETENTLVEDEAVTSEKFLLLIDQLSVDQKRHLTIKDIGIILERLSSKILDVERLDRESESDDCYNWTIKATIRGDALRELGVIYNGNYYAISEHPGYREENEEAGDEAEEEEEEDRL
- the LOC134742260 gene encoding uncharacterized protein LOC134742260 isoform X3, whose product is MEVRGKRPFKIWDSSRSVRKGLVVTSFEELIHRGKEKLSVSASEPVRLVLESDGTQVEDGDYWRTLPPNTVLLLLRPGERWYPTGVDVIKAAISAIPKIVCETIHALELHDETPSWKIMDNKGRVTVVLHWDQRPQASPAARSPSRQVKPDRRPSLVIQTSVERAQPPPPHITVVNHDEPGPARARLARSAGSLEHAPPGAVHVHTSECSAPGPPPHHAHGPHSPRPPPDECDFHCCALHEEGRRIAVHKSVATSPIQDAQPRASPQGRPKGHVRFLDAESARRGERDSSESETENTLVEDEAVTSEKFLLLIDQLSVDQKRHLTIKDIGIILERLSSKILDVERLDRESESDDCYNWTIKATIRGDALRELGVIYNGNYYAISEHPGYREENEEAGDEAEEEEEEDRL
- the LOC134742260 gene encoding uncharacterized protein LOC134742260 isoform X2 produces the protein MIVEIQEEVRGKRPFKIWDSSRSVRKGLVVTSFEELIHRGKEKLSVSASEPVRLVLESDGTQVEDGDYWRTLPPNTVLLLLRPGERWYPTGVDVIKAAISAIPKIVCETIHALELHDETPSWKIMDNKGRVTVVLHWDQRPQASPAARSPSRQVKPDRRPSLVIQTSVERAQPPPPHITVVNHDEPGPARARLARSAGSLEHAPPGAVHVHTSECSAPGPPPHHAHGPHSPRPPPDECDFHCCALHEEGRRIAVHKSVATSPIQDAQPRASPQGRPKGHVRFLDAESARRGERDSSESETENTLVEDEAVTSEKFLLLIDQLSVDQKRHLTIKDIGIILERLSSKILDVERLDRESESDDCYNWTIKATIRGDALRELGVIYNGNYYAISEHPGYREENEEAGDEAEEEEEEDRL